The Corvus hawaiiensis isolate bCorHaw1 chromosome 2, bCorHaw1.pri.cur, whole genome shotgun sequence genome includes a window with the following:
- the TSKU gene encoding tsukushi, producing the protein MHFLAWFNLLLLLPCFGTTKTCFPGCHCEVETFGLFDSFSLTKVDCSGIGSHIVPVPIPLDTSYLDLSSNKLETINESMLTGPGYTTLVSLDLSYNKIAKISSTTFSRLRYLESLDLSHNSLEVLPEDCFSSSPLGDIDLSNNKLLDIAVDLFTSKGQGKSLNVDLSNNMLSTITRHHEKSIPNIQNLNLSGNRLTSVPNLQGIPLRYLNLDGNPLVKVEKGDFAGLKDLIHLSLSGLRGFRELSPHSFKELQALQVLDLSNNPNLKSLTAEVISGLNSLQELNLSGTGVSSLPKTLLKYLPSIKSITLGKDIQCLKTIKEGQYHRQIGLTKKEVLSCHDSHGSVAAAPYVL; encoded by the coding sequence ATGCATTTCCTGGCCTGGTTCaatttgctgcttctccttccttgtTTTGGTACCACCAAAACCTGCTTCCCTGGCTGCCACTGCGAAGTGGAAACCTTTGGTCTCTTTGACAGCTTCAGCTTGACCAAGGTGGACTGCAGTGGAATAGGCTCACACATTGTTCCTGTCCCAATCCCTCTGGATACCTCCTACTTGGATCTATCATCAAACAAACTGGAAACAATAAATGAATCGATGCTTACTGGCCCTGGATACACCACCCTGGTGAGTCTCGACCTGAGCTACAACAAAATTGCCAAGATTTCCTCCACAACATTCTCCAGGCTTCGGTACCTGGAGTCCTTGGACCTGAGTCACAACTCTCTGGAAGTCCTTCCAGAGGACTGTTTCTCCAGTTCTCCTCTAGGTGACATAGATTTGAGCAATAACAAACTTTTGGATATAGCTGTGGACCTTTTTACTTCAAAAGGTCAAGGCAAATCCCTGAATGTGGATCTATCCAATAATATGCTCAGCACAATTACAAGGCACCATGAAAAGAGCATCCCTAACATCCAGAACTTAAATCTTTCCGGAAACAGGCTAACATCTGTACCAAACCTTCAAGGCATTCCTCTCCGATATTTAAACCTTGATGGAAACCCTCTGGTTAAGGTTGAGAAAGGAGACTTCGCAGGGCTGAAAGACTTGATTCATTTATCCCTCAGTGGCCTGCGTGGCTTTAGAGAGTTATCTCCTCATAGCTTCAAGGAACTCCAAGCCCTCCAGGTTCTGGATTTATCTAACAATCCCAACTTGAAGTCACTGACTGCTGAAGTTATCTCTGGTCTGAACTCCCTACAAGAGCTCAACCTCTCTGGGACAGGCGTGTCATCCTTGCCAAAGACTTTGCTGAAATACCTGCCTTCCATCAAAAGCATCACCTTAGGGAAGGACATACAGTGTCTTAAGACCATCAAAGAAGGACAGTACCACCGACAAATTGGGCTGACCAAAAAAGAAGTCCTCAGTTGCCATGACAGCCATGGGTCCGTAGCAGCAGCACCTTATGTTTTGTGA